Proteins from one Gimesia maris genomic window:
- the leuS gene encoding leucine--tRNA ligase, producing MPRYDAKRIETKWQTYWDQHETFKVGEFVEGKDKLYVLDMFPYPSGEGLHVGHPEGYTATDIVCRHARMQGKQVLHPMGWDAFGLPAEQHAIKTGTPPRITTQKNIDTFRRQLKMLGFSYDWSREFSTTDPDYFRWTQWIFLQLFDSWFDSEFEWTGPDGKQRVGRARPISELPIPEKVKTEGEESIRHYQNRHRLAYQHEAPVNWCPELGTVLANEEIIDGKSERGGHPVERIPLRQWMLRITKYGDRLIDGLEGLDWSESIKSLQKNWIGRSEGAEVDFYVGSGDSDADLEQGFESWKSSRSETGFPEDPEADVLRVYTTRPDTLFGATYMVLAPEHEFVDRLTTTEQKQAVETYRKQAALKSDLDRTDLAKEKTGVFTGSYAINPVNGEKIPVWIADYVLISYGTGAIMAVPAHDLRDWEFAVEFGLPIIPVVEPPANYEPSKEEQALETEIAGEKRTPFSGMGTALHSGEFDGMQTADFKKEITARLVAQGLGKGAVNYRLRDWLFSRQHFWGEPFPIWHELDDNGKITGLMRPDPEESLPVELPEMKEYKSAGTPEPPLSSAPDEWLYKTDTDGKRLLREVNSMPQWAGSCWYYLRFADPENSERFIDPENEKNWLPVDLYIGGGEHAVLHLLYARFWHQVLFDRGHVTCPEPFQKLVNQGMILGDVELTGFQQLDGTWISAKDVTESDESETKWIEKSSGTPVNIVSLESDQVQKQGENFVLVDHPEISVNSRAYKMSKSRGNVINPDVVVEQYGADALRMYEMFMGPLEATKPWSMSGVDGVSRFLGRVWRLIIDEKQEEVTLSQAVTDDKPDEDQLRILHKTIKAVSEDIEKLSFNTAISRMMEFTNAMGPLKTRSKEVLSDFVLLLSPFAPHIAEELWSVLGHTESLAYQPWPEYDEALLQESVVEIPVQVNGKLRSKVSVAADADQATMQQTAEQDETIAQHLEGKTIVKAIVIPGRLINFVVK from the coding sequence ATGCCTCGTTACGACGCCAAGCGGATTGAAACCAAATGGCAGACCTATTGGGATCAGCACGAAACCTTCAAAGTCGGTGAATTTGTTGAAGGGAAAGACAAGCTGTACGTTCTCGATATGTTTCCTTATCCGTCCGGCGAAGGTTTGCATGTCGGTCATCCCGAAGGTTATACGGCAACTGACATCGTTTGTCGCCACGCCCGCATGCAGGGGAAACAGGTATTGCATCCGATGGGCTGGGACGCATTCGGCTTGCCTGCCGAGCAGCATGCGATCAAAACAGGAACCCCTCCCCGCATCACCACTCAGAAAAATATTGATACCTTCCGTCGTCAGTTGAAGATGTTAGGTTTCAGTTATGACTGGAGTCGTGAGTTTTCCACAACGGACCCGGATTACTTTCGCTGGACACAATGGATCTTCCTGCAGTTATTCGATTCCTGGTTTGATTCGGAATTCGAATGGACGGGACCTGATGGAAAACAGCGTGTTGGTCGCGCCCGCCCCATCAGCGAATTGCCGATTCCCGAAAAAGTGAAAACTGAAGGCGAAGAATCAATCCGTCATTATCAGAACCGACATCGTTTGGCATATCAGCACGAAGCGCCTGTCAACTGGTGTCCTGAACTGGGCACGGTATTAGCGAATGAAGAAATCATTGATGGGAAAAGCGAGCGGGGCGGTCACCCGGTAGAGCGGATTCCCTTGCGGCAGTGGATGCTGCGGATTACGAAGTACGGCGATCGGTTAATTGATGGACTTGAGGGGTTGGACTGGTCCGAGTCGATCAAGTCGTTACAAAAAAACTGGATCGGTCGCAGCGAAGGCGCAGAAGTTGATTTCTATGTGGGTTCAGGAGATTCAGACGCCGACCTGGAGCAGGGATTTGAATCCTGGAAGTCATCGCGCAGCGAAACCGGATTCCCGGAAGATCCAGAAGCGGATGTGTTACGCGTCTATACCACCCGTCCCGATACGTTGTTTGGTGCGACCTATATGGTACTCGCTCCTGAGCACGAATTCGTGGATCGCCTGACAACAACTGAGCAGAAGCAGGCCGTTGAAACATATCGCAAACAGGCCGCACTCAAGAGCGATCTGGACCGAACCGATCTGGCAAAAGAAAAAACAGGGGTGTTCACAGGCAGTTATGCGATCAACCCGGTCAATGGCGAGAAAATTCCGGTCTGGATTGCCGACTATGTGTTGATCAGTTATGGAACGGGTGCCATCATGGCGGTTCCTGCTCACGATTTACGTGACTGGGAATTTGCTGTTGAGTTTGGTTTACCGATCATTCCGGTCGTCGAGCCCCCTGCGAATTATGAGCCTTCGAAAGAGGAACAGGCTTTAGAGACGGAAATCGCCGGCGAAAAGCGAACTCCCTTCTCCGGAATGGGAACCGCCCTTCATTCGGGCGAATTTGATGGTATGCAGACTGCCGATTTCAAAAAAGAGATCACAGCTCGCCTGGTCGCGCAGGGCCTTGGTAAAGGTGCCGTCAATTATCGCCTCCGCGACTGGTTGTTCAGCCGTCAGCATTTCTGGGGGGAACCGTTTCCCATCTGGCATGAGTTGGATGACAATGGCAAGATTACGGGACTGATGAGGCCTGACCCGGAAGAGAGTTTGCCGGTGGAACTTCCCGAAATGAAAGAGTACAAGTCCGCAGGGACTCCCGAACCACCGTTGTCTTCTGCACCCGACGAATGGCTGTACAAAACAGATACGGACGGCAAGCGGTTGTTGCGCGAAGTCAACAGCATGCCTCAGTGGGCAGGTTCCTGCTGGTACTACTTGCGGTTTGCCGATCCTGAAAACAGTGAGCGATTTATCGATCCGGAAAATGAAAAGAACTGGTTGCCCGTCGATTTGTATATTGGCGGTGGCGAGCATGCGGTTCTGCATCTGCTTTACGCCCGTTTCTGGCATCAGGTCTTGTTTGACCGCGGGCATGTCACCTGTCCGGAGCCATTTCAGAAACTGGTGAATCAGGGCATGATTTTAGGCGATGTCGAACTGACCGGCTTTCAGCAGTTGGACGGCACCTGGATATCGGCGAAGGATGTGACAGAATCTGATGAATCAGAAACGAAATGGATCGAAAAATCATCCGGGACACCGGTCAACATTGTCAGCCTGGAATCGGATCAGGTGCAGAAACAGGGTGAGAATTTCGTACTCGTTGATCACCCGGAAATCTCTGTCAACAGCCGTGCTTACAAGATGTCGAAGTCACGCGGCAACGTCATCAATCCGGACGTCGTTGTAGAACAGTATGGCGCTGATGCACTGCGAATGTATGAGATGTTTATGGGGCCCCTGGAAGCGACCAAGCCCTGGAGCATGAGTGGCGTGGATGGCGTCAGTCGATTTCTGGGTCGTGTCTGGCGTTTGATCATCGATGAAAAACAGGAAGAGGTCACCTTAAGTCAGGCCGTCACCGATGATAAGCCCGATGAAGACCAGTTGCGTATTTTACACAAAACCATTAAAGCGGTTTCGGAAGATATCGAAAAGTTATCATTCAATACCGCCATCAGTCGAATGATGGAATTTACGAACGCGATGGGACCATTGAAAACCAGGTCCAAAGAGGTTTTGTCCGACTTCGTATTGCTGCTTTCACCGTTTGCGCCTCATATTGCAGAAGAACTCTGGAGCGTCCTGGGGCATACTGAATCTCTGGCATACCAGCCGTGGCCTGAATATGATGAGGCTTTGCTGCAGGAATCGGTCGTGGAAATTCCGGTACAGGTGAATGGGAAATTACGGTCGAAAGTATCAGTCGCAGCAGACGCCGACCAGGCCACTATGCAACAGACTGCTGAGCAGGATGAGACGATCGCCCAGCATCTCGAAGGAAAAACCATCGTGAAGGCGATCGTGATTCCCGGGCGTCTGATCAACTTTGTAGTCAAGTAA
- a CDS encoding ATP-binding protein, which produces MTDQPYEKLGAFYLGREYDLPADQLKEDLVLYDSKDLTTHAVCVGMTGSGKTGLCLSLLEEAAIDDIPVIAIDPKGDLGNLLLNFPDLKPADFRPWIEESEAVRKGKTPDEYASWTADLWKKGLADWQQDGARIARLRDTVDMAIYTPGSNAGLPVSVLKSFDAPSEAVLNNSDALRDRIMSTVSGLLALLKINADPINSREHILLSNILSNAWKEKRNLSIASLIQEIQSPPFDKIGFLNLDMFYPAKDRMQLSLQLNNLLASPGFEAWMQGEALNIERLLMTKQGKPRISILSIAHLSESERMFFVTVLLNEVLAWVRSQSGTSSLRAILYMDEVYGYFPPTANPPSKTPMLTLLKQARAFGLGVVLSTQNPVDLDYKGLSNTGTWFIGRLQTERDKARVLDGLESASGTAGSQFQRQQMEAILSDLGSRVFLLHNVHEDAPVVFQTRWALSYLRGPLTRNQIKTLMDPRKEAALEATPVKAETDLGTPPGPDLSQPPLIPPEIRQRIFTAATIVPTGSRLVYRPGLIGLARLRYADAKSKVDIWQDVALLLTVTGSVPESVWEAATFIPPGNLDYDAEPDSQAVFAEVDSLLTKPKQYQTWGKELKTYLYQERSLNLWFSADPKLYSDPEENESAFRARLKQLMREERDLQLEKLRAKYASKFDTIKNRIRTAEERVAREEAQYSDKKMSTFLSIGTTIFGAIMGRKIASATNVRKASTAARNVGRTAKEHDDIGRAKEALEIQNQKFTDLEDKFQQEIDELEEPIRPEDLEIEAYPVRPRKSDLMVNEVSFAWLPWSVDATGISQPLYRLEEE; this is translated from the coding sequence ATGACTGACCAACCCTACGAAAAACTGGGAGCATTCTATCTGGGCCGAGAATATGACCTGCCTGCAGATCAATTGAAAGAAGACCTGGTTTTATACGACAGTAAAGACCTGACTACACATGCGGTCTGTGTCGGCATGACTGGCAGTGGTAAAACCGGTTTATGCCTGTCTCTGCTGGAAGAAGCGGCCATAGATGATATTCCTGTGATCGCCATCGACCCCAAGGGGGACCTGGGAAACCTGCTGCTGAATTTTCCAGATTTAAAACCGGCTGATTTTCGCCCCTGGATAGAGGAAAGTGAAGCAGTCCGTAAAGGGAAGACACCCGACGAATATGCCAGTTGGACTGCTGATCTCTGGAAGAAGGGATTGGCCGACTGGCAGCAGGATGGCGCTCGTATCGCCCGACTGCGAGATACCGTAGACATGGCGATTTATACGCCTGGCAGTAATGCCGGCTTGCCTGTTTCTGTTCTGAAATCATTTGACGCCCCGAGTGAAGCCGTTTTAAACAACAGTGATGCCCTGCGGGATCGCATCATGTCCACGGTATCAGGACTATTGGCATTGCTGAAGATTAATGCCGATCCGATCAACAGCCGGGAACACATTCTGCTTTCCAATATTCTCAGTAATGCCTGGAAAGAAAAACGCAACCTTTCCATCGCCAGCCTGATCCAGGAAATTCAGTCCCCTCCCTTTGACAAAATCGGTTTCCTCAACCTGGATATGTTTTACCCTGCCAAAGACCGCATGCAGCTCTCTCTGCAACTTAACAACCTACTGGCTTCCCCGGGATTTGAAGCCTGGATGCAGGGGGAAGCATTGAATATTGAGCGACTGTTAATGACCAAACAGGGCAAGCCCCGCATTTCAATTCTTTCGATTGCACATCTGTCAGAATCCGAACGCATGTTTTTTGTGACCGTCCTGCTCAACGAAGTTTTAGCCTGGGTCCGCAGCCAGTCAGGGACTTCGAGCCTGCGGGCCATCCTGTATATGGATGAGGTCTACGGATACTTTCCTCCGACGGCCAATCCGCCTTCCAAAACACCGATGCTCACCCTGTTAAAACAGGCACGTGCCTTTGGCCTGGGTGTGGTACTCTCGACACAGAACCCGGTCGACCTGGACTACAAAGGGCTCTCGAATACCGGTACCTGGTTTATCGGACGTCTGCAGACTGAACGAGACAAAGCACGGGTACTGGATGGACTGGAAAGTGCATCGGGAACAGCGGGCAGCCAGTTTCAGCGACAGCAAATGGAAGCCATTCTGTCGGACCTGGGAAGCCGGGTCTTCCTGTTACACAATGTGCATGAAGACGCCCCCGTTGTCTTCCAGACCAGATGGGCCCTATCCTACCTGCGAGGACCATTGACGCGCAACCAGATCAAAACACTGATGGATCCGCGGAAAGAAGCTGCTTTAGAAGCAACGCCTGTCAAAGCGGAAACAGATCTCGGCACACCCCCAGGACCAGACCTTTCACAACCACCGTTAATTCCACCGGAAATCAGGCAGCGTATCTTCACTGCTGCGACAATCGTCCCCACGGGAAGTCGACTCGTGTATCGCCCGGGCCTGATCGGTCTTGCCAGGCTGCGCTACGCTGATGCCAAATCCAAGGTCGACATCTGGCAGGATGTCGCGCTGCTGTTGACAGTCACCGGTTCAGTCCCGGAGTCTGTCTGGGAAGCAGCCACCTTCATCCCGCCGGGCAACCTGGATTATGATGCAGAGCCCGATTCCCAGGCCGTGTTTGCAGAAGTCGACAGCCTGTTGACAAAACCGAAACAGTACCAGACCTGGGGAAAAGAACTGAAAACGTACCTCTATCAGGAACGATCGCTGAATCTCTGGTTTAGTGCAGACCCCAAACTTTATTCTGATCCCGAAGAAAATGAATCCGCTTTTCGCGCGCGGCTCAAACAATTGATGCGGGAAGAACGTGATCTGCAACTTGAAAAACTGAGAGCAAAATATGCATCCAAATTCGATACCATAAAAAATCGAATTCGTACAGCCGAAGAGCGTGTCGCGCGGGAAGAAGCACAATACAGTGATAAAAAGATGAGTACGTTTCTCTCGATCGGAACCACCATCTTCGGCGCGATCATGGGCAGAAAAATAGCCAGTGCCACCAATGTCCGAAAAGCATCCACGGCTGCCCGCAATGTGGGCCGCACTGCCAAAGAGCATGATGACATCGGGCGGGCAAAAGAGGCGCTGGAAATCCAAAATCAAAAATTTACTGATCTGGAAGACAAGTTTCAACAGGAAATCGATGAACTGGAAGAACCAATTCGACCGGAAGATCTGGAAATTGAAGCTTACCCTGTCCGCCCGCGGAAATCGGATCTCATGGTGAATGAAGTCTCGTTCGCCTGGCTCCCCTGGTCTGTAGATGCAACAGGAATCAGTCAGCCTCTCTATCGACTTGAAGAGGAATAA
- a CDS encoding acyl-CoA thioesterase, whose translation MHRIYEYEHLVTEDEIDGLGHVNNVVYLKWLQDAAVAHSTANGWPGRRYRELKIGWVARSHFIEYLQPAFVDQRIVVQTWISTLQKVKSLRKYRILRPADSEVLVRAETNWAFVNYENLTPRRIPPEVSSCFCIVPESEEPAR comes from the coding sequence ATGCATCGCATTTATGAATACGAGCATTTAGTGACTGAAGACGAAATTGATGGCTTAGGACATGTCAATAATGTGGTCTATCTGAAATGGCTGCAGGATGCTGCAGTCGCACACTCGACGGCAAATGGCTGGCCGGGACGCCGTTATCGCGAATTGAAAATCGGCTGGGTCGCACGCAGCCATTTTATCGAATATCTGCAGCCTGCATTTGTCGATCAGAGAATCGTCGTGCAAACCTGGATCTCAACCCTGCAGAAAGTCAAATCTCTCAGAAAATACAGGATACTCCGCCCTGCCGATTCCGAAGTTCTGGTACGTGCGGAGACAAACTGGGCGTTTGTGAATTATGAAAACCTCACCCCCCGCCGGATTCCACCTGAAGTCTCTTCCTGCTTTTGCATTGTTCCTGAATCGGAAGAACCCGCGCGGTAA
- a CDS encoding carbohydrate kinase family protein — translation MNNIKSLPLVIGLGELLWDCFEDERRPGGAPANVAFQANQLGCLGTVVTRVGQDDLGTELLEFLKEQGLSVDHVQIDASFPTGTVTVKYSDANDPQYTIHEHVAWDHLEFNEDLAALMPQSQAVCFGTLAQREAGSREAIHQCLSATNENCLVVYDVNLRQHYYERSWIERSLTAAKMVKLNQDEAGKLGEVLGLSADGLEQFANHVQGEYGLEAVCITRGAEGCLIYAGDQEFNIPGSPVEVADAVGAGDAFTAALISRRLLGWGWEQAALFANRIGGLVASQPGAMPVLKQEFEQISQEIQNS, via the coding sequence ATGAATAATATAAAGTCGCTTCCACTGGTAATTGGTTTAGGTGAATTACTGTGGGATTGTTTTGAGGATGAGAGACGACCCGGTGGTGCACCGGCGAATGTCGCATTCCAGGCAAATCAACTGGGATGCCTGGGGACTGTTGTGACGCGCGTCGGTCAGGATGATCTGGGGACGGAACTGCTGGAATTCCTGAAAGAGCAGGGGTTGTCTGTTGACCATGTGCAGATTGACGCATCGTTTCCTACGGGGACTGTCACCGTAAAATATTCTGATGCGAACGATCCTCAATATACAATCCATGAACATGTTGCCTGGGACCATCTGGAATTCAATGAGGATCTGGCTGCGTTAATGCCGCAGTCACAGGCGGTCTGCTTTGGAACACTGGCGCAACGCGAAGCTGGTTCGCGAGAAGCCATTCATCAATGTCTGTCAGCGACAAATGAAAATTGTCTGGTTGTCTACGATGTGAATCTCCGCCAGCATTATTATGAACGAAGTTGGATTGAGCGCTCTCTGACAGCTGCAAAGATGGTCAAATTGAATCAGGATGAAGCGGGGAAACTTGGTGAAGTTCTTGGATTGTCAGCTGACGGCCTGGAGCAGTTCGCGAATCATGTCCAGGGAGAATATGGACTGGAAGCAGTCTGTATCACACGTGGTGCTGAAGGTTGTCTGATTTATGCTGGCGATCAGGAATTTAATATCCCTGGTTCCCCGGTCGAAGTCGCTGATGCTGTCGGTGCCGGTGATGCGTTTACAGCGGCTTTAATTTCCAGGCGACTGCTCGGCTGGGGTTGGGAGCAGGCAGCATTGTTCGCAAATCGAATCGGGGGACTGGTAGCGAGTCAGCCAGGCGCGATGCCGGTGCTGAAGCAGGAATTCGAACAGATCAGTCAGGAAATTCAGAACTCTTAG
- a CDS encoding peptidylprolyl isomerase produces MLRLSLLALSLMVLCFVGCTGEVPTSGEPEAPTSAENYQVLLETTKGNIKLEVHPDWSPKGAERFKELVKNGFYNDVAFFRVIDGFMAQIGINGDPELHAKWRDNNIMDDPVVESNKRGYVSFAKTGMPNSRSTQFFINFGDNSNLDGMGFSPFAKVVEGMDVVDSLYKGYGEGAPGGAGPDQMRVVAEGNAYLKKEFPMLDYVKKSTIVGEEPAESKEKAEPKPETEKPESEDAAPKSEKQTDAPASEKKDDAAAKPETEKPATKE; encoded by the coding sequence ATGCTACGTCTTAGTCTACTCGCGTTGAGCCTGATGGTGTTATGCTTTGTTGGTTGTACTGGTGAAGTTCCCACTAGCGGCGAACCGGAAGCCCCAACCAGTGCCGAGAATTATCAGGTCCTTCTGGAGACCACAAAAGGAAATATCAAACTGGAAGTGCATCCGGACTGGTCACCCAAGGGGGCCGAACGGTTTAAGGAACTCGTTAAGAACGGTTTTTATAACGATGTCGCTTTCTTTCGCGTGATCGATGGATTCATGGCGCAGATCGGCATCAATGGGGATCCCGAACTGCACGCCAAGTGGCGCGATAACAATATCATGGATGATCCTGTCGTAGAATCGAACAAACGCGGCTATGTCTCGTTTGCAAAAACAGGAATGCCCAATTCGCGGTCCACTCAGTTTTTCATTAACTTTGGTGATAACTCCAATCTGGATGGCATGGGTTTTTCTCCGTTTGCCAAAGTGGTGGAAGGCATGGATGTTGTCGATTCACTCTACAAAGGATATGGAGAAGGCGCTCCTGGAGGGGCCGGACCCGATCAGATGAGAGTCGTCGCCGAGGGAAATGCTTATCTGAAAAAAGAATTCCCCATGCTGGACTACGTCAAAAAGTCGACCATCGTTGGTGAAGAACCAGCTGAAAGCAAAGAGAAAGCTGAACCCAAACCAGAAACTGAAAAACCGGAATCTGAGGATGCTGCTCCGAAATCAGAAAAGCAGACTGACGCACCCGCCTCTGAAAAGAAAGACGACGCGGCTGCAAAACCGGAAACCGAAAAACCGGCTACGAAAGAGTAG
- a CDS encoding homoserine dehydrogenase encodes MSSSPLNVAIIGMGTVGSGVAKILLERSEQMTTRAGRPIHLKKAVVRDLSRPRNVELPAEVLTDSIDAVLDDESIDVVIQLIGGIDPAYDIMLRALESGKDVVTANKALLCEKGESLFQRARELGRCICFEAAVAGGVPLIETVTQAMTANQITSIEAILNGTSNYILTEMFSHNASYDDAVKSAQEIGYAEADPAMDVDGTDAAQKLGILVQLALGIKVGLDQFLRQGIDSLSLADLQYASELGYTVKLLAVAKLLDGQLEMHAQPTLIRNDNPLAHVEDAYNKIALEGDAVGKVWLSGMGAGQMATASAVVANVVDVAVGRAALTFPRLDLWNPREGIKIMPREEISRRYFLRLNVEDRPHVLADITNVLGDHEISIASLVQHEAPEVDPSEEFSIVPLVIMTHRTTEGRFQAASRELDELDCIRSPFVRMPVND; translated from the coding sequence ATGTCGTCTTCTCCGTTAAACGTAGCCATTATCGGCATGGGAACCGTAGGCAGTGGTGTTGCGAAAATACTGCTGGAGCGTTCCGAACAAATGACGACACGGGCAGGACGACCGATTCACCTCAAAAAAGCGGTCGTGCGGGATCTGTCCCGTCCGAGAAACGTTGAACTGCCAGCCGAAGTATTGACTGACAGTATTGACGCCGTGCTTGATGATGAATCCATTGATGTTGTGATTCAGTTGATTGGCGGAATTGACCCCGCATACGACATCATGCTCCGCGCCCTCGAAAGCGGCAAAGACGTGGTGACCGCGAATAAAGCCCTCCTCTGTGAAAAGGGAGAAAGCCTGTTTCAACGCGCCCGGGAACTGGGACGCTGTATCTGCTTCGAAGCAGCCGTCGCTGGTGGAGTGCCTCTCATTGAAACCGTCACCCAGGCAATGACAGCCAACCAGATCACTTCCATCGAAGCCATCTTGAACGGGACCAGCAATTACATTCTGACGGAAATGTTCTCTCACAATGCCAGTTACGATGACGCTGTGAAAAGTGCGCAGGAAATCGGATATGCGGAAGCTGATCCTGCCATGGACGTCGATGGAACGGATGCTGCGCAGAAACTGGGAATTCTGGTTCAATTGGCGTTAGGCATCAAAGTCGGCCTCGATCAGTTCCTGCGACAGGGAATTGACAGCCTGTCCCTGGCGGATTTGCAATATGCGTCAGAACTAGGATATACCGTCAAACTGCTGGCCGTCGCCAAGTTGCTGGATGGCCAGTTGGAAATGCATGCCCAGCCAACGTTGATCCGTAACGATAACCCACTGGCCCATGTAGAAGATGCCTACAATAAAATCGCCCTCGAAGGCGACGCTGTCGGCAAAGTCTGGCTGTCAGGTATGGGAGCAGGTCAGATGGCGACGGCTTCCGCTGTGGTCGCGAACGTGGTGGATGTCGCCGTCGGCAGAGCTGCTTTAACTTTTCCTCGACTGGATCTCTGGAACCCTCGTGAGGGGATCAAGATTATGCCGCGGGAGGAAATTTCCCGACGTTACTTCCTGCGTTTAAACGTGGAAGATCGCCCGCATGTTTTAGCTGACATTACGAATGTATTAGGCGACCATGAAATCAGCATTGCCAGCCTGGTTCAACATGAAGCACCCGAAGTCGATCCTTCCGAAGAATTTTCGATCGTACCGCTGGTGATCATGACCCATCGCACAACGGAAGGTCGCTTTCAGGCCGCCAGCAGGGAACTGGATGAGCTGGACTGCATCCGGTCCCCCTTTGTGCGCATGCCGGTCAACGACTGA
- a CDS encoding HNH endonuclease, with product MISATTGKAQSSAMQASVLALNKTYSPVHVISAKRAFCLLSKDIAEVISVEDGTYMNYDFSSWIEISGLRAEFNERDELEDWIQSVNFEIQVPRVVRLLRYDRIPNNTIKFNRRNIFIRDSYRCQYCQKKFSLKQLSLDHVIPRSHGGGMSWENIVSACRRCNTKKGGRTPSQAGMKLFQKPAKPSRNPVLLQQVKHAKYESWKNFVGTKELLTCD from the coding sequence ATGATTTCAGCAACGACCGGGAAAGCACAGTCCAGTGCCATGCAGGCAAGTGTATTGGCACTGAACAAGACTTACTCGCCGGTTCACGTTATCTCTGCAAAAAGGGCATTCTGTCTGCTCAGTAAAGATATTGCAGAGGTCATCAGCGTGGAAGACGGCACTTACATGAATTATGATTTCAGTTCCTGGATTGAAATCAGCGGGCTGCGTGCCGAGTTTAATGAGCGGGATGAACTGGAAGACTGGATTCAATCAGTCAATTTTGAAATTCAAGTCCCTCGCGTTGTCCGCCTGCTCCGCTACGATCGGATTCCCAATAACACCATCAAGTTCAATCGTCGCAATATATTCATTCGAGACAGCTATCGTTGCCAGTACTGCCAGAAAAAGTTCAGCCTCAAACAGCTTAGCCTGGATCACGTGATCCCCCGCTCGCATGGCGGGGGCATGAGCTGGGAAAACATCGTCAGTGCCTGCAGACGATGTAACACAAAAAAAGGAGGCCGCACCCCGTCCCAGGCTGGTATGAAACTGTTCCAGAAGCCAGCCAAACCCAGCCGCAATCCGGTTTTACTCCAACAAGTCAAACATGCGAAATATGAAAGCTGGAAAAATTTTGTCGGCACCAAAGAACTTCTTACCTGTGACTGA